A single window of Pseudomonas lijiangensis DNA harbors:
- a CDS encoding 4-vinyl reductase, giving the protein MAKIAPQLPIEVDSETGVWTSDALPMLYVPRHFFVNNHMGIEEVLGAEAYAEILYKAGYKSAWHWCEKEAECHGIEGVAVFEHYMNRLSQRGWGLFKIQDIDLEKGTASVKLEHSAFVYVYGKVGRKVDYMFTGWFAGAMDQILAASGSPIRTVAEQVYGGSEEGHDDGLFVVKPL; this is encoded by the coding sequence ATGGCTAAAATCGCCCCGCAACTGCCTATCGAAGTCGACAGCGAAACAGGCGTCTGGACCTCCGATGCATTGCCGATGCTCTATGTGCCGCGCCATTTCTTCGTCAATAACCACATGGGCATTGAAGAAGTGCTGGGTGCCGAGGCCTACGCCGAAATTCTCTACAAGGCCGGCTACAAGTCCGCCTGGCATTGGTGCGAGAAAGAAGCCGAATGCCATGGCATCGAAGGCGTTGCGGTGTTCGAGCACTACATGAATCGCTTGTCCCAGCGTGGCTGGGGGCTGTTCAAGATTCAGGATATCGATCTGGAAAAAGGCACTGCCAGCGTCAAGCTCGAGCACTCGGCGTTCGTGTATGTGTACGGCAAGGTCGGGCGCAAGGTCGATTACATGTTCACCGGCTGGTTCGCCGGTGCAATGGATCAGATCCTGGCGGCCAGCGGCAGCCCGATCCGCACCGTTGCCGAACAGGTTTACGGTGGCTCCGAAGAAGGTCATGACGACGGTCTGTTTGTCGTCAAACCGTTGTAA
- the dgcA gene encoding NADH:flavin oxidoreductase, with the protein MAFEAMFQPIQIGKLTIRNRVLSTAHAEVYATDGGMTTDRYVKYYEEKAKGGIGLAICGGSSSVAIDSPQGWWKSVNLATDKIIPHFQNLADAMHKHGAKIMIQITHMGRRSRWDGEHWPTLMSPSGIREPVHRATCKTIEPEEIWRVIGNYASAAARAKAGGLDGVELSAVHQHMIDQFWSPRVNKRTDEWGGSFENRMRFGLEVIKAVRKEVGPDFCVGIRICGDEFHPDGLSHEDMKEIAKYYDATGMIDFIGVVGSGCDTHNTLANVIPNMSYPPEPFLHLAAGIKEVVKAPVLHAQNIKDPNQATRILEGGYVDMVGMTRAHIADPHLIAKIKMGQVDQIKQCVGANYCIDRQYQGLDVLCIQNAATSREYMGVPHIIEKSTGPKRKVVIVGAGPAGMEAARVSAERGHDVTLFEKKEFIGGQITTASKAPQRDQIAGITRWYQLELARLKVDLRLGTAADPATILDLRPDIVVLAVGGHPFLEQNDHWGAAEGLVVSSWDVLDGKVAPGKNVLVYDTICEFTGMSVADFLADKGSQVEIVTDDIKPGVAIGGTSFPTYYRSMYPKEVIMTGDMMLEKVYREGDKLVAVLENEYTGAKEERVVDQIVVENGVRPDEELYYGLKEGSRNKGQIDIDALFAIQPQPSLSQPGDGYLLFRIGDCVAQRNTHAAIYDGLRLCKDF; encoded by the coding sequence ATGGCTTTCGAAGCAATGTTCCAGCCGATCCAGATCGGCAAACTGACGATCCGCAACCGTGTCCTGAGTACCGCTCACGCCGAGGTCTATGCCACCGATGGCGGGATGACCACCGACCGTTATGTGAAGTACTACGAAGAGAAGGCCAAGGGCGGCATCGGCCTGGCGATCTGCGGTGGTTCCTCCAGTGTCGCCATCGACAGTCCCCAGGGCTGGTGGAAGTCGGTCAACCTGGCCACTGACAAGATCATTCCGCACTTCCAGAACCTTGCCGACGCCATGCACAAGCACGGCGCCAAGATCATGATCCAGATTACCCACATGGGCCGTCGTTCCCGTTGGGATGGCGAGCACTGGCCGACCCTCATGTCGCCGTCCGGCATTCGTGAACCGGTCCACCGTGCGACCTGCAAGACCATCGAGCCGGAAGAGATCTGGCGGGTGATCGGCAACTACGCCAGCGCTGCGGCCCGTGCCAAGGCCGGTGGTCTGGACGGTGTCGAGCTGTCCGCGGTGCACCAGCACATGATCGACCAGTTCTGGAGCCCGCGGGTCAACAAGCGCACCGACGAGTGGGGCGGCAGTTTCGAGAATCGCATGCGTTTTGGCCTGGAAGTGATCAAGGCCGTGCGTAAGGAAGTGGGGCCTGATTTCTGCGTGGGTATCCGTATCTGCGGCGACGAATTCCATCCTGATGGCCTGAGCCATGAGGACATGAAGGAAATTGCCAAGTATTACGATGCCACCGGCATGATCGATTTCATCGGCGTCGTGGGCTCGGGTTGCGACACGCACAACACCCTGGCCAACGTTATCCCCAACATGAGTTATCCACCGGAGCCGTTCCTGCATCTGGCGGCCGGTATCAAGGAAGTGGTCAAGGCACCGGTACTGCACGCGCAGAACATCAAGGACCCGAATCAGGCCACGCGGATTCTGGAAGGCGGCTATGTGGATATGGTCGGCATGACCCGTGCCCACATCGCCGACCCGCACCTGATTGCCAAGATCAAGATGGGCCAGGTTGACCAGATCAAGCAGTGCGTGGGCGCCAACTACTGCATCGACCGCCAGTATCAGGGGCTGGATGTGCTGTGCATCCAGAATGCCGCCACGTCTCGCGAATACATGGGCGTGCCGCACATCATCGAGAAGTCCACCGGGCCGAAACGCAAGGTGGTGATTGTCGGTGCAGGTCCTGCGGGTATGGAAGCCGCTCGCGTGTCTGCCGAGCGCGGCCACGACGTGACGCTGTTCGAGAAAAAGGAATTCATCGGCGGCCAAATCACCACCGCCTCCAAGGCACCGCAACGTGACCAGATTGCCGGTATCACTCGCTGGTACCAACTGGAACTGGCGCGTCTGAAGGTCGATCTGCGCCTGGGGACGGCTGCCGATCCGGCGACCATTCTCGACCTGCGCCCGGACATCGTGGTGCTGGCAGTGGGCGGTCATCCGTTCCTGGAACAGAACGATCACTGGGGCGCGGCCGAAGGGCTGGTGGTCAGTAGCTGGGACGTGCTGGACGGCAAGGTTGCGCCGGGCAAGAACGTGCTGGTCTACGACACCATCTGCGAATTCACCGGCATGTCCGTGGCCGACTTCCTGGCCGACAAGGGCTCGCAGGTCGAGATCGTCACCGACGACATCAAACCCGGCGTCGCCATTGGTGGCACCTCGTTCCCGACCTACTACCGCAGCATGTACCCCAAGGAAGTGATCATGACCGGGGACATGATGCTGGAAAAGGTCTACCGCGAAGGCGACAAGCTGGTTGCCGTCCTGGAGAACGAATACACCGGTGCCAAGGAGGAGCGGGTGGTTGACCAGATCGTCGTCGAAAACGGCGTGCGTCCGGACGAAGAGCTCTATTACGGGCTCAAGGAAGGTTCGCGCAACAAAGGCCAGATCGACATCGACGCCCTGTTCGCCATCCAGCCGCAACCTTCGCTGAGCCAACCGGGGGATGGCTACCTGCTGTTCCGCATCGGCGACTGCGTGGCCCAGCGTAATACCCATGCGGCGATCTATGACGGATTGCGGCTGTGTAAGGATTTTTGA
- the dgcB gene encoding (Fe-S)-binding protein, which produces MLNTLLPLLLFTALALAVLGALRRVKMWRNGRASKVDLLGGLLAMPKRYMVDLHHVVARDKYIANTHVATAGGAVASIVLAILVHGFGLHNRFLGYALLLMSAVMFVGAVFVFRRRLNPPSRLSKGPWMRLPKSLMAFSVSFFLVTLPVAGILPENFGGWLLAVILGVGVLWGVSELFFGMTWGGPMKHAFAGALHLAWHRRAERFGGGRSTGLKPLDLTDPSAPLGVEKPEDFTWNQLLGFDACVQCGKCEAACPAFAAGQPLNPKKLIQDMVVGLAGGTDAKFAGSPYPSLDGKGKPIGEHGGNPHQPIVNGLVDAETLWSCTTCRACVEECPMMIEHVDAIVDMRRHLTLEKGATPNKGAEVLDNLIATDNPGGFAPGGRMNWAADLNLSLLSEKKTTDVLFWVGDGAFDMRNQRTLRAFVKVLKAAKVDFAVLGLEERDSGDVARRLGDEATFQMLARRNIQTLSRYSFKRIVTCDPHSFHVLKNEYGALGGDYLVQHHSTYMAELLQCGTLKLGQHKGSSVTYHDPCYLGRYNGEYEAPREVLRALGIEIKEMQRSGFRSRCCGGGGGAPITDIPGKQRIPDMRMEDIRETGAELVAVGCPQCTAMLEGVVEPRPMIKDIAELVADALIEEPVVSKSEPVRREPAEVH; this is translated from the coding sequence ATGTTGAACACCCTTCTTCCCCTCCTGCTATTCACAGCCCTGGCCCTTGCGGTGCTGGGTGCTTTGCGGCGGGTAAAAATGTGGCGCAATGGTCGAGCCTCCAAGGTCGATCTGCTGGGCGGGCTGCTGGCCATGCCCAAGCGTTACATGGTCGATCTGCACCATGTCGTCGCCCGGGACAAATACATCGCCAATACCCACGTCGCCACGGCAGGTGGTGCGGTGGCGTCTATCGTGCTGGCGATTCTGGTGCATGGCTTCGGTCTGCATAACCGCTTCCTGGGCTATGCGCTGCTGCTGATGTCGGCGGTGATGTTCGTGGGGGCGGTGTTTGTCTTTCGTCGTCGTCTCAATCCGCCATCGCGCCTGTCCAAAGGCCCTTGGATGCGCTTGCCGAAAAGCCTGATGGCGTTTTCCGTCAGCTTCTTTCTGGTGACCTTGCCGGTTGCGGGAATTCTTCCCGAGAACTTCGGTGGTTGGCTGCTGGCCGTGATTCTGGGCGTTGGCGTGCTGTGGGGCGTCAGCGAACTGTTTTTCGGCATGACCTGGGGCGGGCCGATGAAGCACGCCTTCGCTGGCGCCCTGCACCTGGCCTGGCACCGACGTGCCGAGCGCTTCGGTGGTGGTCGTTCCACCGGTTTGAAGCCGCTGGACCTTACTGACCCAAGCGCGCCGCTGGGTGTGGAAAAGCCCGAAGATTTCACCTGGAACCAGTTGCTGGGTTTTGACGCCTGTGTGCAGTGCGGCAAATGCGAAGCCGCTTGTCCGGCGTTCGCTGCCGGCCAGCCCTTGAACCCCAAGAAGCTGATTCAGGACATGGTGGTCGGCCTCGCTGGCGGCACCGATGCCAAATTCGCAGGCAGCCCTTATCCATCCCTCGACGGCAAGGGCAAGCCCATCGGCGAACATGGTGGCAATCCGCATCAGCCCATCGTCAACGGACTGGTGGACGCGGAAACCCTGTGGTCCTGCACCACTTGCCGGGCATGCGTGGAAGAGTGCCCGATGATGATCGAGCACGTGGACGCCATCGTCGACATGCGCCGCCACCTGACCCTGGAAAAAGGCGCGACCCCTAACAAGGGCGCCGAAGTGCTGGATAACCTGATTGCCACCGACAACCCTGGCGGTTTTGCGCCGGGCGGTCGGATGAACTGGGCGGCGGATTTGAACCTCAGCCTGCTCAGCGAAAAGAAAACAACCGATGTGCTGTTCTGGGTAGGTGATGGCGCTTTCGATATGCGTAACCAGCGCACGTTGCGGGCGTTCGTCAAAGTCCTGAAAGCCGCGAAGGTCGACTTTGCCGTGCTGGGTCTTGAAGAGCGCGACAGCGGCGATGTGGCCCGTCGCCTGGGCGATGAAGCGACTTTCCAGATGCTGGCCAGGCGCAACATCCAGACGCTGTCCAGATACAGCTTCAAGCGCATCGTCACCTGCGACCCCCATAGCTTTCATGTGCTGAAAAACGAGTACGGCGCCCTGGGTGGTGACTACCTCGTGCAGCATCACAGTACTTACATGGCTGAACTGCTTCAGTGCGGCACGCTCAAGCTCGGGCAACACAAAGGTTCCAGCGTGACGTATCACGATCCGTGCTATCTGGGCCGTTACAACGGCGAGTACGAAGCGCCGCGCGAGGTATTGCGCGCCCTGGGTATCGAGATCAAGGAAATGCAGCGCTCGGGCTTCCGTTCCCGCTGCTGTGGTGGCGGTGGCGGCGCGCCCATTACCGATATTCCCGGCAAGCAGCGGATTCCCGACATGCGTATGGAAGACATCCGCGAAACCGGTGCCGAACTGGTGGCAGTCGGTTGTCCACAATGCACGGCGATGCTTGAAGGCGTGGTCGAGCCACGACCGATGATCAAGGACATTGCCGAGCTGGTGGCCGACGCCTTGATTGAAGAGCCGGTAGTCAGCAAGTCAGAGCCTGTAAGACGTGAACCAGCGGAGGTGCATTGA
- the etfA gene encoding electron transfer flavoprotein subunit alpha: MSDIIRRDPRAEWIARNRLHPLHAAMQPAQTSWMGPNGLMRKNVHGLGFIGPNGIKRIDRSGAQQGGTVKRSAAAEISLPLHQVPEPAFYITVVPDMVGGRLSSHDRDLLGLAHQLAGSAGAVLAVVFGEHKESTFETAGVDRLLVLEGDEFSGYSPEQRVQGLRAVDNQFNPRHWLLPDSRSGGGELGRRFAASLGERPATRVWQVKDEQCIGRAGAGREDLARPLARLILAAAECAEPVSETRHEALPVELSTSVARSLARIEDLGAVAVDPAVIPMAEAEFILSGGNGVKDWDLFHRTAAALGATEGASRVAVDDGFMSRDRQVGASGTWVTARVYVAVGISGAIQHLQGIGACDKVVAVNLDASCDMIKRADLSVIGESAAILQALIDAVEAYRNEAKRDAA; this comes from the coding sequence ATGAGCGACATTATCCGCCGCGACCCCCGTGCCGAATGGATCGCACGTAACCGTCTGCACCCTTTGCATGCCGCGATGCAGCCCGCACAGACCAGTTGGATGGGCCCCAACGGCCTCATGCGCAAGAACGTGCACGGTCTGGGCTTCATCGGCCCCAATGGCATCAAGCGTATCGACCGCAGTGGTGCGCAGCAGGGCGGGACGGTCAAACGCTCCGCAGCTGCCGAAATCAGCCTGCCGCTGCATCAAGTGCCGGAGCCTGCGTTTTACATCACCGTGGTGCCGGACATGGTCGGTGGCCGCCTGAGCAGTCATGACCGGGACCTGCTGGGGCTTGCCCATCAACTGGCGGGCAGCGCTGGGGCTGTATTGGCTGTGGTATTTGGCGAACACAAGGAAAGCACTTTCGAGACGGCGGGTGTCGACCGCCTGTTGGTTCTTGAAGGTGATGAGTTCAGCGGTTATTCACCGGAGCAGCGTGTGCAAGGGCTGCGGGCTGTGGATAACCAGTTCAACCCACGGCACTGGCTGCTGCCGGACAGCCGCAGCGGCGGTGGCGAACTGGGTCGGCGTTTCGCTGCCAGCCTGGGCGAACGTCCGGCGACTCGTGTCTGGCAGGTCAAGGATGAACAGTGCATCGGGCGTGCGGGAGCGGGGCGTGAAGACCTCGCTCGTCCGTTGGCGCGTCTGATTCTGGCGGCTGCCGAATGCGCCGAGCCGGTCAGTGAAACGCGCCATGAAGCGTTGCCGGTGGAGTTATCCACAAGTGTTGCGCGCAGTCTGGCACGCATCGAAGACCTTGGCGCGGTGGCCGTGGATCCTGCAGTTATCCCCATGGCCGAAGCGGAATTCATCTTATCGGGCGGTAATGGCGTCAAGGACTGGGACTTGTTCCATCGCACGGCAGCGGCTCTGGGCGCGACCGAAGGTGCGTCGCGGGTGGCGGTGGACGATGGTTTCATGAGCCGGGACCGTCAGGTGGGTGCCAGCGGCACCTGGGTCACAGCACGTGTGTATGTGGCTGTGGGTATCTCCGGTGCGATCCAGCACCTGCAAGGCATCGGCGCTTGCGACAAGGTGGTGGCGGTCAACCTGGATGCCAGCTGCGACATGATCAAACGCGCCGACCTGTCGGTGATCGGTGAAAGCGCAGCCATCCTCCAGGCCTTGATCGATGCGGTCGAGGCTTATCGCAACGAGGCAAAACGTGATGCGGCCTGA